The Arachis ipaensis cultivar K30076 chromosome B05, Araip1.1, whole genome shotgun sequence nucleotide sequence gaaaaaaaagtgcaaAAGAATAAAAGAATGCGAGAAGCCGAGAATAGTAAATGTCTAATCTTCCGGCAGTGTTCCACCGTTTTGTTTCGCCTCCCCCCTTTTTAGTGCCAACAATTGAAGCTGATAGGAGACAAATGGTTTTTACGAGAATAATAAATACCTAATTAGTTTTTGTTGTCTTAGACCTCTCGCCCCTTCTCAATAAAAAAATGTTAGAAAAAAAGTGCAAAACAATAAAAgagtaaattttaaaaaattgtgaatattttaaattttacaaatattttgataaaaaattagattatataataatattttaaaaaatagttaattaataaattttaaacatATTAATCTAATTATTTATCGAATAatacaaaatttaattattttacattttttgttgtaatttaaaataatattttaatataagttTTTAATATTATAANNNNNNNNNNNNNNNNNNNNNNNNNNNNNNNNNNNNNNNNNNNNNNNNNNNNNNNNNNNNNNNNNNNNNNNNNNNNNNNNNNNNNNNNNNNNNNNNNNNNNNNNNNNNNNNNNNNNNNNNNNNNNNNNNNNNNNNNNNNNNNNNNNNNNNNNNNNNNNNNNNNNNNNNNNNNNNNNNNNNNNNNNNNNNNNNNNNNNNNNNNNNNNNNNNNNNNNNNNNNNNNNNNNNNNNNNNNNNNNNNNNNNNNNNNNNNNNNNNNNNNNNNNNNNNNNNNNNNNNNNNNNNNNNNNNNtatatattaaaaaatatttattatatatttagatattttatatttacctctttttttattttagtctttaatttttctttaataaaatgGGATGGTTTATATAAACGTTCTTCACAAAGTTGTCTGACATACCCAAAAAAATTGAGAACTATTTGCGCAGAGATAGCAACGTCTAGTCGTCTACGTCTTCGACCAGAGAGCAGAGAGCACTCCTTTAAACTTAACAGCGAAAGTGCGAATCACTAAAATGTTGTCATCCTCAACCTCAACGATCACTTTCATTTTTAGGTATTCTCTTCTCCAAATCCCTAATTTTGTTTCCTTCCCTTCCTCTTCATCCCTTCACTCTCATTCTGAGCCCCCATCCCTTCGCCAAGTTGATGAAGCTGTTGATTCCTTCAATCGCATGCTCTCTATGCGTCGTACTCCTCCCATCATCCAATTTAACCAGATTTTGGGATCCCTTTCCAAGACGAAGCATTTCCACGCCGCCGTCTCCCTTTTTCAGCAATTGCAAGCCAGGGGAATTGCGCCCAGCATAGTCACTTTGAATATCTTAATCAATTGTTGCTGCGGCATGGGTCGTATGACGCTTGCTTTCTCTGTGTTGGCCAAGATTTTCAGAATGGATTATCACCCTGATAAGGTAACATTGAATACACTCGTTAAAGGTCTCTGTCTCTGTGGTAGTGTTGAAAAAGCAGTGTGCTTTCATGACAGAGTGCTGGCTCATGGATTTCACTTCGACCAAGTCACTTATGGGACCTTGATTAATTGGCTCTGTAAGACCGGACACACATCAGCTGCTATTCAAGTGCTGAGAAAGATCCCACGGCATGGGATTGTTCCTAATGTCTTCATGTACAACTCAATTATTGATAGCCTCTGCAAGGTTACACTTGTAAGTGAGGCTTTTCATTTATACTCTGAAATGCTTGCTAGGGGAATTTCTCCCGATGTTATCACCTACAACACTCTAATTTATGGTTTGTGCGTTGCGGGCCAACTTAAGGAAGCCATTGATTTGTTAAGTGATATGGTGCTTAGAAACATTACTCCTGATGTTCATACCTATAGTATTTTGATGGATGGGCTATGCAAGGAAGGAAAGATCAAAGATGCTAAGAATGTGTTGGCTGTGATGACAAAACATGGTGTGAAACCAAATGTGGTTACTTATAACAGCTTAATGGACGGATTTTGTTTGGTTAATCAGGTAAATAAGGCAAAATATGTATTCAACACAATGGCCGAGAGTAGAGCGTTTCCTAATGTTCAGAGTTACAATATCATGATTAATGGCTTTTGTAAGAGTAAAATGATCGATGACGCCTTGAATCTCTTTGAAGAGATGCATCGCAAGAATTTGGTTCCTGACACTGTAACTTACAATACTCTAGTTGATGGCTTGGGAAAATCAGAGAGAATCCTTTGTGCCTTGGAGCTTCTTGAAAAGATGTACGATCGAGGTCAACCCGCTAATATAGTCACTTACAATTCTTTGCTGGATGCTTTGTTCAATATCAAACAACATGACAAGGCACTTATGTTATTCAATCAAATGAAAGAATGTGGCATTGATCcagatatatatacatacatcatACTTATAGATGGCCTGTGCAAAAGTGGGAGACTTAAAAATGCAAAAGTGATTTTTCAAGATCTTTCATTAAAGGCTGTCGTCCAGACGTGAGGACATACACTATTATGATCAATGGGCTTTGCAAAGAGGGCCTACTTCATGAAGCATTGGCTTTCTTGTCAAAAATGGAAGACAATGGTTGCTTGCCAAATGCTGTGACTTACGAAATAATCATTCGTGCTCTATTTGAAAAAGGTGAAAATGATAACGCGGAGAAACTTCTTCGTGAAATGATATCTAGAGGCCTATTGCAAGGATAAAAGTTGGTGAGATTCTTCTTGTTAGACATCACAAAGTGTTTTCACATGATTCCATATTAATGCTTTTATATCTAGAGGCCTTTTGTTCTTGATCATCTTTCGATTCCATATTAATGCTTTTATATCTTCACATGATTGTGATTCTTTATTCTGCTTTACCCACACCTAAGTGTTTTCTTTGTCGTTGCTTATTTGATGGCATTTTCGGTGACTAGATGGCTGTTATATGTGGCTTGAAGGATCTATCATtatttccttttttgtttttgtaaTTATAT carries:
- the LOC107644170 gene encoding putative pentatricopeptide repeat-containing protein At1g12700, mitochondrial isoform X2, giving the protein MLSSSTSTITFIFRYSLLQIPNFVSFPSSSSLHSHSEPPSLRQVDEAVDSFNRMLSMRRTPPIIQFNQILGSLSKTKHFHAAVSLFQQLQARGIAPSIVTLNILINCCCGMGRMTLAFSVLAKIFRMDYHPDKVTLNTLVKGLCLCGSVEKAVCFHDRVLAHGFHFDQVTYGTLINWLCKTGHTSAAIQVLRKIPRHGIVPNVFMYNSIIDSLCKVTLVSEAFHLYSEMLARGISPDVITYNTLIYGLCVAGQLKEAIDLLSDMVLRNITPDVHTYSILMDGLCKEGKIKDAKNVLAVMTKHGVKPNVVTYNSLMDGFCLVNQVNKAKYVFNTMAESRAFPNVQSYNIMINGFCKSKMIDDALNLFEEMHRKNLVPDTVTYNTLVDGLGKSERILCALELLEKMYDRGQPANIVTYNSLLDALFNIKQHDKALMLFNQMKECGIDPDIYTYNILIDGLCKSGRLKNAKEIFQDLSIKGYRPEARTYTIMIKGLCKQGLLPEALAFLSKMEDNGCLPNAVTYEIIIRALFEKGENDNAEKLLREMISRGLL